A portion of the Edaphobacter lichenicola genome contains these proteins:
- a CDS encoding LOG family protein: MIRNVAVFCSSSNGSRSSYRDAAQQLGSALAALNIEIIYGGANVGLMQAVAESSLSAGGRVVGVIPEVLVDLEVAHHGITELYVTSTMHTRKALIGEKADAFIALPGGFGTLEELFEVLAWHTLKIHAKPILLLNINGFYNQLLAFLDHCVAEGMLKRKNREIILIADTIEEALVKLKLGLPSANLSGLKLD, from the coding sequence ATGATTCGTAACGTCGCCGTCTTCTGCTCCTCCTCTAACGGATCTCGTTCGAGCTATCGAGATGCGGCACAGCAACTAGGTAGTGCTTTAGCTGCCCTCAACATCGAAATCATCTATGGCGGAGCCAACGTCGGACTCATGCAAGCAGTCGCCGAGTCGTCGCTATCTGCTGGAGGCAGAGTGGTCGGGGTCATTCCCGAAGTGCTGGTCGATCTCGAGGTCGCACACCACGGCATCACGGAACTCTATGTCACTAGCACGATGCATACCCGTAAGGCGCTCATCGGGGAGAAGGCAGATGCATTCATCGCATTACCGGGGGGCTTCGGTACCCTCGAGGAACTCTTTGAGGTACTGGCATGGCACACACTTAAAATCCATGCAAAGCCGATCCTTCTGCTCAACATCAACGGTTTCTACAACCAGCTTCTCGCTTTCTTGGATCATTGTGTCGCAGAGGGAATGCTCAAGCGGAAAAACCGCGAAATTATTCTCATCGCAGACACCATAGAAGAAGCCCTTGTCAAATTGAAGCTTGGTTTACCGTCAGCGAATCTGTCGGGACTCAAACTCGATTGA
- the add gene encoding adenosine deaminase, with amino-acid sequence MAQKQTKQEVEIDVVEWLRKLPKVELHLHLEGTIQLDTLLELSKRHDPEPLTAEAAKKLYIYENFLGFMDSFKAVSARLKGPDDYELITYNMIRDLAAQGVLHAEVYISFGIIYYWKNEEVEPYVEAIERGRVRGERDFGTTIYWLIDAVRHFGAEEAAKVFRKAVVMRELYPSIIGIGIGGDEARGSADLFRESYAEAKAAGLRLTAHAGETIGPESIWAAINIGAERVGHALSAQDDAELLEILAERQIPLELNVTSNIRTGCCKSFDEHPVKHYFESGLMVTINSDDPPMFGSNLLEEYVLVQKQFEFSLEQMRELAANAVEASFLPPERKLDLLRRVEQYGY; translated from the coding sequence ATGGCTCAAAAGCAGACGAAGCAAGAGGTTGAGATTGACGTCGTTGAGTGGCTGCGCAAGCTGCCGAAGGTCGAGTTGCATCTGCATCTCGAAGGTACGATTCAACTTGATACTCTGCTGGAGTTGAGCAAACGGCACGATCCAGAGCCGCTGACCGCTGAAGCGGCGAAGAAGCTATATATCTACGAAAATTTTCTTGGATTCATGGACTCGTTCAAGGCGGTTTCGGCGCGGTTGAAGGGGCCGGACGACTATGAATTGATTACGTACAACATGATTCGGGACCTGGCGGCCCAGGGTGTGTTGCACGCTGAGGTGTATATCTCGTTCGGGATTATCTATTACTGGAAGAATGAAGAGGTAGAGCCGTACGTCGAGGCGATCGAGCGGGGCCGGGTGAGGGGCGAGAGGGATTTTGGAACCACCATCTATTGGTTGATCGACGCGGTGCGGCACTTCGGGGCGGAGGAAGCTGCGAAGGTGTTCCGGAAGGCGGTGGTGATGCGGGAGCTTTATCCGAGCATTATCGGGATCGGGATCGGCGGGGATGAGGCGCGTGGAAGCGCGGATCTGTTTCGGGAGTCGTATGCGGAGGCGAAGGCTGCCGGACTGCGGCTGACGGCTCATGCGGGCGAGACGATCGGTCCGGAGAGCATCTGGGCGGCGATCAACATCGGAGCGGAGCGCGTGGGCCACGCCCTCTCGGCGCAGGACGATGCTGAGCTGCTGGAGATACTGGCGGAGAGGCAGATTCCGCTGGAGCTGAACGTTACCAGCAACATACGGACGGGATGCTGTAAGAGCTTTGACGAGCATCCGGTGAAGCATTACTTCGAATCGGGACTGATGGTGACGATCAACTCCGACGATCCACCGATGTTCGGGAGCAATCTGCTGGAGGAGTACGTACTTGTCCAGAAGCAGTTCGAGTTTTCGCTGGAGCAGATGCGGGAGCTTGCCGCTAATGCCGTGGAGGCGAGTTTTCTGCCGCCCGAGCGGAAGCTGGATCTCCTGCGGCGCGTTGAGCAGTACGGCTACTAA
- a CDS encoding DUF971 domain-containing protein yields MSHEGIRIVSAEQAHREDEEHERMPSDAVTPQKVRVKKTEGTGVEIVWKDGHRSAWNFAWLRNACPCATCHEDREKSGRFPGVAKPKEQTLLMMYEAPAKPLEVTPVGKYALKFKWSDGHESGIYSWEYLRRVCRCDACMTKQRF; encoded by the coding sequence ATGAGTCATGAAGGAATTCGCATTGTTAGTGCAGAGCAGGCGCATCGAGAAGATGAAGAACACGAGCGGATGCCGTCCGATGCGGTAACTCCGCAGAAGGTGCGCGTCAAAAAGACCGAGGGGACGGGGGTAGAGATCGTCTGGAAAGACGGACACCGGAGCGCCTGGAACTTTGCGTGGCTGCGGAATGCCTGTCCCTGCGCTACTTGCCACGAGGATCGGGAGAAGTCCGGTCGATTCCCAGGTGTCGCGAAGCCGAAGGAGCAGACACTGTTGATGATGTACGAGGCTCCGGCAAAGCCACTTGAAGTAACTCCAGTGGGTAAGTATGCGCTGAAGTTTAAGTGGAGCGATGGCCACGAGAGTGGAATCTATTCCTGGGAGTATCTGCGGCGAGTGTGCCGTTGTGATGCCTGTATGACGAAGCAAAGGTTTTAG
- a CDS encoding amino acid permease: MKKTLGPVSLTALGIGAVIGSGIFTVIGVAIGGNPAAMASFGDSPVIDLLLHHGAIAGRPGAGPALAISLVLVAIVCALTGLCYAELASMIPIAGSAYTYTYATLGELIAWVIGWDLILEYAFSNMSVSVGFAAHVVALLDWIGVPLSPKWLSPAYLPLGLQDLQGKDIYATGWHAGFNIPAFLIVLLLTVVLVRGIRESARTNNIMVLVKIAAILLFVFFGLSFIHPSNYHPFSPNGWSGVLAGGSIIFFTYIGFDSVSTASEECRQPRRDVPIGILATLIVCTLLYIGVAIVLTGIVPWQSVAGDAAPVVNALKRVALTPDGHKLHWVQLAVLIGALVGMISSILVFQLGQARVWFAMSRDRLLPDVFSRVHPRFRTPAFATWVAGFLVAIPAGLFDVGTFAEMSNIGTLFAFVLVSIGVIVLRYKEPERHRGFRVPFGPVIPVLSVLFCVLLMAGLPTKTWLRFFVWLIIGLFVYVLYSRKRSEFYTPKA, translated from the coding sequence TTGAAAAAGACGCTTGGCCCGGTCTCGCTTACTGCGCTGGGCATCGGCGCAGTCATTGGTTCAGGCATCTTTACGGTCATTGGCGTGGCGATCGGCGGCAACCCAGCGGCGATGGCCTCGTTTGGGGATTCACCGGTCATCGATCTTCTGTTGCACCACGGTGCGATTGCTGGACGTCCGGGTGCCGGTCCGGCGCTCGCAATCTCGCTGGTGCTGGTCGCGATCGTGTGCGCGCTGACTGGCCTCTGTTATGCAGAGCTCGCGTCTATGATCCCGATTGCGGGCTCGGCGTACACGTACACCTATGCGACCCTCGGAGAGTTGATTGCCTGGGTGATCGGCTGGGATCTCATCCTTGAGTATGCGTTCAGCAACATGAGTGTGAGCGTTGGCTTTGCGGCCCATGTGGTTGCCTTGCTGGACTGGATCGGGGTGCCGCTTTCACCGAAGTGGCTCTCACCCGCTTATCTGCCACTCGGATTGCAAGATCTCCAGGGTAAGGATATCTACGCCACAGGCTGGCACGCAGGATTCAATATCCCTGCGTTCTTGATCGTGCTGCTACTTACGGTCGTGCTAGTGCGAGGGATACGCGAGTCGGCACGGACCAACAACATCATGGTCCTGGTGAAGATCGCTGCGATCCTGCTGTTCGTGTTCTTCGGTCTCAGCTTCATACATCCGTCAAACTATCACCCCTTCTCTCCGAACGGTTGGAGTGGTGTGCTGGCCGGCGGATCGATCATCTTCTTCACCTATATCGGATTCGACTCGGTCTCTACCGCGAGCGAAGAGTGCAGGCAACCGCGACGCGATGTGCCGATCGGAATCCTCGCGACCCTGATTGTCTGCACGCTGTTGTATATCGGCGTTGCGATCGTGCTGACCGGGATCGTTCCCTGGCAGTCAGTTGCAGGCGATGCTGCTCCGGTCGTCAACGCGCTGAAGCGGGTCGCGCTTACGCCCGACGGACACAAGCTGCATTGGGTGCAACTCGCCGTGCTCATTGGGGCGCTGGTAGGGATGATCTCGTCGATCCTGGTGTTTCAGCTGGGACAGGCTCGAGTCTGGTTTGCCATGTCTCGGGACCGCTTGTTGCCCGATGTCTTCAGCAGAGTACATCCTCGGTTTCGGACGCCGGCGTTTGCGACGTGGGTTGCTGGCTTTCTAGTGGCGATTCCTGCGGGGCTGTTCGACGTTGGGACGTTTGCGGAGATGTCCAACATCGGGACTCTCTTCGCCTTCGTTCTGGTGTCGATTGGCGTGATCGTGCTGCGATACAAGGAGCCCGAACGGCATCGCGGGTTCCGCGTTCCGTTTGGACCGGTGATTCCGGTGCTCAGCGTGCTGTTCTGCGTGCTGCTGATGGCTGGATTGCCGACGAAGACATGGCTGAGGTTCTTCGTGTGGCTGATCATCGGGTTGTTCGTTTATGTCCTTTACAGCCGGAAGCGTAGTGAGTTTTATACGCCGAAAGCCTAG
- a CDS encoding ATP-dependent helicase gives MNPQQQEGIRSVDGPVLLLAGAGSGKTRVITHRIAYLIQERGVPPDSILAVTFTNKAAKEMAERVDKILGHSSLAKPTLATFHSFCVRVLRRDIEALRVGGVGLTRTFAIYDETDQQAVVKQALKRLGIDDKSLKPRVALGRISWAKNHMIDPQEYFLASTNPMEEKIAHIFEIYKKELFKANALDFDDLLLETVRLLKSSGETREKYNKRYKYLLIDEYQDTNRPQYELMKLLAGADANVCVVGDEDQSIYSWRGADIKNILEFEKDFPETKTIRLEQNYRSTQIILEGAGAVVSQNTQRKGKNLFTTREGGSLIGYYEAPDGENEALFIADRVQRYLREAGEQTDLPRCAVLYRTNSQSRLVEEALRRYQIQYHMVGGFSFYDRAEVKDILSYLKLVQNVHDSVALSRVVNSPPRGIGKTTMETLERMALSSGMSTWDAIGRAIEDKLLQPRALQALIGFKRLIEDARAMLGPGFAEKLTSDLVGPEDDALSSDFAGDAEADVSFGFGEQSAATQEEEDAGADTSFDTSFNFGFDFGPSEEISTIAAENAFDSDEAHGIDASGFNPFAPVVLKRSAGSTIERASEIKMTEEKPAFRKPGDAATLPELIKFLNDRSGYIRALEEEATPESFSRIENLKELANAAQDAQERGETLHEFLDHAALVSDADSYSEEARVTLMTLHAAKGLEFPLVFLTGMEEGLFPHSRTLTDPIGLEEERRLCYVGMTRAMDTLVMTRARYRRRYGSDMPESSIASRFLEEVPSRLVEDLGSPQARPQFSGSEYGLGYSGAYATPYPKANRFSRTNAEEGERHYSYEDEDQSGERGPKRPSGMPGVNNRAGYTGKTAAPGQSMDNIASFFAARGQKISRPKLEIPEQTGKTGLRQGSRVRHPKYGEGTVFRREGDGDDAKITVQFQQHGVKKLVEKFAQLERL, from the coding sequence ATGAATCCACAACAGCAGGAGGGCATCCGATCCGTGGATGGTCCGGTTCTCCTGCTCGCAGGAGCTGGGTCTGGCAAGACACGAGTAATTACGCACCGCATCGCTTATCTGATTCAAGAGCGAGGCGTGCCGCCGGATTCGATCCTAGCGGTAACGTTTACGAACAAGGCCGCCAAAGAAATGGCCGAGCGAGTCGATAAAATTCTCGGGCATAGCAGCCTGGCGAAGCCAACGCTCGCCACATTTCACAGCTTCTGCGTGCGAGTGCTGCGACGAGATATCGAAGCATTGCGAGTCGGTGGTGTGGGGCTCACGCGCACGTTCGCAATCTACGATGAGACCGATCAGCAGGCAGTTGTGAAACAAGCGTTGAAGCGGCTAGGAATCGACGACAAGTCACTGAAGCCGAGAGTAGCCCTGGGAAGAATCTCGTGGGCGAAGAACCACATGATCGATCCGCAAGAATATTTTCTTGCGAGCACGAATCCTATGGAAGAGAAGATCGCGCATATCTTCGAGATCTATAAGAAGGAGCTGTTCAAAGCCAACGCGTTGGACTTCGATGATCTGCTGCTGGAGACGGTGCGACTGCTGAAGTCTTCGGGCGAGACCAGAGAAAAATACAACAAACGTTACAAATATCTGCTGATCGATGAGTACCAGGATACCAACCGGCCGCAATACGAATTGATGAAGCTGTTGGCAGGAGCTGATGCCAACGTTTGCGTCGTAGGTGATGAGGATCAGTCGATCTATAGTTGGCGCGGCGCGGACATTAAGAACATTCTTGAGTTCGAAAAAGACTTCCCTGAAACGAAGACGATTCGTCTGGAACAGAACTATCGCTCGACGCAGATCATTCTGGAGGGCGCTGGCGCGGTAGTGTCGCAAAATACGCAGCGCAAAGGGAAAAATCTTTTTACGACCCGGGAAGGCGGAAGCCTGATCGGATATTACGAAGCCCCCGATGGCGAAAATGAGGCTTTGTTTATCGCCGACCGGGTGCAGCGATACCTTCGCGAGGCTGGAGAACAGACGGATCTGCCTCGATGTGCCGTGTTATACCGAACCAACTCTCAGTCTCGGTTGGTGGAAGAGGCGCTGCGACGGTATCAGATTCAATACCACATGGTGGGAGGCTTCAGTTTCTATGATCGTGCTGAGGTCAAAGACATTCTGAGCTATCTAAAGCTGGTGCAAAATGTCCACGATTCTGTTGCACTCAGCAGAGTCGTGAACTCCCCACCTCGTGGCATCGGTAAAACGACGATGGAAACGCTGGAACGAATGGCGCTGTCGAGTGGCATGAGCACGTGGGATGCGATTGGTCGCGCCATTGAAGATAAGCTATTGCAGCCGCGAGCTCTACAGGCGTTGATCGGATTCAAGCGGTTAATAGAGGACGCCCGGGCGATGCTGGGACCGGGGTTCGCGGAGAAGCTGACAAGTGATCTTGTTGGCCCCGAAGACGATGCCCTCTCGTCCGACTTTGCGGGAGATGCAGAAGCGGATGTGTCGTTCGGATTTGGTGAACAGAGTGCTGCCACTCAAGAAGAAGAGGACGCGGGCGCAGATACTTCGTTCGACACAAGCTTCAACTTTGGTTTTGACTTCGGCCCAAGCGAGGAGATCTCCACAATCGCGGCCGAAAATGCGTTTGACTCGGATGAGGCCCACGGTATTGATGCATCAGGTTTCAATCCATTTGCTCCCGTTGTGTTGAAGCGATCCGCCGGTTCGACGATAGAGAGGGCTTCCGAGATCAAAATGACAGAGGAGAAGCCTGCTTTTCGCAAGCCAGGAGATGCGGCTACATTGCCGGAGCTGATCAAATTTTTGAATGATCGAAGCGGTTATATCCGGGCGCTTGAAGAGGAAGCTACGCCGGAGTCGTTTTCGCGCATCGAAAACCTCAAAGAACTCGCCAATGCGGCTCAAGATGCTCAAGAGCGGGGGGAGACACTGCATGAGTTTCTCGACCACGCAGCGTTGGTGAGCGACGCTGACAGCTACAGCGAAGAAGCCCGAGTGACGCTGATGACACTCCACGCAGCCAAGGGGCTGGAATTTCCACTGGTGTTTCTGACAGGCATGGAAGAGGGGTTGTTTCCGCATTCGCGCACGTTGACCGATCCTATTGGGCTCGAAGAGGAACGGAGACTCTGTTATGTCGGGATGACGCGGGCGATGGATACACTCGTCATGACACGGGCCAGGTACCGGCGAAGGTATGGTAGCGATATGCCGGAGTCAAGCATCGCTTCGCGGTTTTTAGAAGAAGTGCCCAGTCGATTGGTGGAGGACCTTGGAAGCCCTCAGGCACGACCTCAGTTTTCCGGGTCGGAGTATGGTTTGGGCTACAGTGGCGCTTATGCGACACCGTATCCCAAGGCGAACCGGTTTAGTCGCACGAACGCCGAGGAGGGCGAACGGCACTATAGCTACGAGGACGAGGACCAAAGTGGAGAGCGTGGCCCGAAGCGGCCTTCAGGGATGCCCGGAGTTAATAATCGAGCCGGATACACGGGTAAGACGGCAGCTCCCGGGCAGTCAATGGACAATATTGCCAGCTTCTTTGCTGCGAGAGGGCAGAAGATCTCGCGTCCTAAGCTGGAGATCCCCGAACAGACTGGAAAAACAGGGCTGAGGCAGGGTTCCCGGGTCAGACACCCGAAGTATGGTGAAGGAACCGTGTTTCGTCGCGAAGGCGATGGGGATGACGCGAAGATTACAGTACAATTTCAACAGCACGGCGTGAAGAAGCTGGTGGAGAAGTTTGCCCAGCTGGAACGCCTCTAA
- a CDS encoding DUF3050 domain-containing protein, which yields MQALAEQLRPLYNSLAGHPLYGSFKTVEDLHVFMEAHVFAVWDFMSLLKTLQRGLTCIDVPWLPSKFALSRRLINEIVLSEESDVYGTETLSHFELYLRAMKECGASTSAIDALLDGLHDGVRWEAALAMSGAPEAAQRFVRTTFAVIDSNKLHATAAAFTFGREDLIPDMFRGFIRDQNEKLHGRLELMRWYMERHIEVDGEEHGPMALRMVAELCGDDTTKWQEATNAAEMALRARFALWDGIAESLKTKRVETFVS from the coding sequence TTGCAGGCGTTGGCGGAGCAGTTGCGACCCTTGTACAACAGCTTAGCGGGTCACCCTCTGTACGGATCTTTTAAAACGGTCGAGGACCTGCATGTTTTCATGGAAGCCCATGTGTTCGCAGTATGGGATTTCATGTCGCTGCTAAAGACTCTGCAACGTGGGCTCACGTGCATAGATGTTCCGTGGTTGCCAAGCAAATTCGCCCTAAGCCGGCGGCTGATAAATGAGATCGTGCTGAGCGAAGAGAGCGACGTGTACGGGACCGAGACGCTGAGTCACTTTGAACTGTACCTGCGAGCGATGAAAGAGTGCGGAGCATCGACGTCCGCTATCGATGCTCTACTGGATGGATTGCATGATGGAGTCAGATGGGAAGCGGCGCTGGCGATGAGTGGCGCGCCAGAGGCGGCGCAACGGTTTGTGCGAACAACTTTCGCTGTGATTGATAGCAATAAGCTACATGCAACGGCAGCAGCATTTACTTTTGGGCGCGAGGATCTTATTCCAGATATGTTTCGTGGATTTATTCGCGATCAAAATGAGAAGCTACATGGACGTCTTGAATTGATGCGCTGGTATATGGAGCGGCATATCGAAGTGGATGGTGAAGAGCACGGCCCGATGGCGCTACGGATGGTCGCCGAACTGTGCGGGGACGATACGACGAAGTGGCAGGAAGCGACAAACGCAGCAGAGATGGCGTTGCGTGCGCGTTTTGCGCTTTGGGATGGAATCGCTGAGAGCTTGAAGACTAAGCGGGTAGAAACATTTGTTTCGTGA